AATGGGAGCGGCGGCCAACACGGGAGCGGAGTGGACAGCGGTGGTCTTGACCACGGGGGCGACCACATCCTCCACCACGGGGGTGCTGTGCACCTGGGTCAGGCTCTGGTGCGACACGGCGGTGGGCACACTCTTCACCACGGATGCTACTTTGGCCAGAACGGGCTCCTGGACgacggtggtggtggcgggaGCGCCGTAGACCAGAGGAGACCCAGCCAGGTGACTGGGTTTGGCGGCGGCCACGGCCAAAAGAGCAGCGAGAACGAACTGAAAAAGGTAGTAAGAGTTGGTAATCCAAAGCAGTCCTATATAGGGCTCCCTCCGGTCCTTACCAGTTTGAACATTTTGGTGTGGAGTTGGCTTCTTCGACTGGTGTCGCTGGATAGGGAGACAGACTTCGAATGTGTTGAGCTGAGGGACTGTCAACGTCTTTTATACTTGAACTTCACAttttacacacacacgcacttcGCCGGCTTTTGTCCATTGAGGCGGATACAATAAGCCATAAGTCGAACGTGCCTGAACGGATTCTGGCCGCTTGTCCCGGGTCTTGGCCATAAACCAGATTATTATTCGTGGCCAATTTCTGTTCGGCTCACCTTCTCCTCCGAGCTCCCCTTTCCCACTCATTACTTCACTTATTTTCGGCCTCGCATTGCTTGCCATACCCACTcttgatttcatttcacaACTCGGAGCTCATTAGTCGCACGTACTCACCTGAAGATCGATTTCTGGTGAGGAGGGAGAACCAAGGGCCGAGATTACTTCTAATTGCGAGCCAATCGGAATCGCTTCCGACCCAATTTCCAAGGCCGGGTGAATTATGACTTAGTGGCTTTTACTTAAATTCCAAGAATGTGCAATGCTAGAAAGTGTTCATTCAAACAGATCTGACTAAAAAATAGATTCCGGCTATAAAgaccatttatttataatgcaaATCTTGCAATTGCAATCCGCGCTCGGGCAATATGGATGTCTTCTTGAAAGTGAATTATagagaataaaataaatataaactttaACTTTTTCGCAGGTTTTTATGTCAGTCCCAGGAATCTCATAGAATTGTTCAAAAAAACAAGTAAGAATGCTTTAGTCGAGTTACCCGACTATCAGGTATCCGTTACTCAagtagtggaagtgcgaattATAACAATTTCTGCGATATTGATAAAAATttggaataaaataataaaattaaaaaaaattcacaaaactaatacaaaacaagagagaacgctatagtcgagttccccgactatttgatacccgttactcagctagtggaagtgcgaaggagagtcttcaacactgacaatttttggcggtttgtgggcgttagagtgggcgtggcaaaatgttttttggcaaatcgatagaaatacaaaactaatacaaaaatgaaaaaatattaaaacatctttcaaaagtgtgggcgtggctgttttatgcggtttgtgggcgttagagtgggcttggcaacataaatcaacaaacttgcgctgcgtttatGTCTCTGGGTCtttatgtttaatctcaactttctagctttcgtagttcctgagatctcgacgttcatacggacggacagacggacatggccagatcgactcggctattgatcctggtcaagaatatatatactttatatggtcggaaacgcttccttctgcctgttacatacttttcaacgaatctagtatacccttttactctacgagtaacggctaTAATGAAAAagcattaaaacattttccaaagaGGGGGTGTATTATTGTTGACAACCTTTAAGCAAAATCTGCCCCTTGAAGTGTAGTTTTCCTCCAAGAAAACACGgcttgtgtttattttttctattcCGTAAAATTGTGAGTGCACCTGTTCATCCAGAACACTCGTCCCGAGAATCGAACAGAATTTGGTATATAAATGCGTAGAACTTTGATAATGCACCAGTTATAGCATTTGACCCGCCTTTGCTAACACCACAAATGGATTTCCTGTTGAAAGCGGTAAGagaatatcaaaaatattccTAAAAATccaatgtgaaaattgatttctgccTAGATATTGTTTTCTCTCTTTCTGTGCTTCCACTGCACCAATGGACATGTGTATGGCCGCCACGAAATAGTCAGAAGGGACTTGAACATGACAGAGGAGGATCAGGGATTGCGAGGAGTACTATCTATGATTTTGAAGCCGCTTGCTTCTTTTGCTGATAAGGTAAAGGATTCTCCCCTGGTTTCACACTACCGCAAacactttaattaatttattgtcatcaatttaaaacaagtgatttaaaatgtgttttaacctatttaattaaatacgttTAAATCATGGAGGTGCATACGTGTTATTCGGGTACAGTGACTTTCAGAAATGTCCTTGATAATGGCTAATGATTCGTCGAGTTCACTGCCCGGCAATGTCAGCAATTTCCAAACAGCGGGATGCCCATGCTGTCACCCAAGTAATTTTCACACACATTTGTGGGTGT
This genomic interval from Drosophila teissieri strain GT53w chromosome 3L, Prin_Dtei_1.1, whole genome shotgun sequence contains the following:
- the LOC122617029 gene encoding cuticle protein, with amino-acid sequence MFKLFVLAALLAVAAAKPSHLAGSPLVYGAPATTTVVQEPVLAKVASVVKSVPTAVSHQSLTQVHSTPVVEDVVAPVVKTTAVHSAPVLAAAPIVKTVAPVAYSAPLAYSAPVAYSSYAAPLTYSAPLAYSAPLSYAAPAPLLHHAPLTYAAGAW
- the LOC122617031 gene encoding uncharacterized protein LOC122617031 gives rise to the protein MDFLLKAILFSLFLCFHCTNGHVYGRHEIVRRDLNMTEEDQGLRGVLSMILKPLASFADKVKDSPLVSHYRKHFN